In one Eulemur rufifrons isolate Redbay chromosome 14, OSU_ERuf_1, whole genome shotgun sequence genomic region, the following are encoded:
- the FZD9 gene encoding frizzled-9, translated as MAVLPLGRALLLWQLLAAGGAALEIGRFDPERGRGPAPCQAVDIPMCRGIGYNLTRMPNLLGHTSQGEAAAELAEFAPLVQYGCHSHLRFFLCSLYAPMCTDQVSTPIPACRPMCEQARLRCAPIMEQFNFGWPDSLDCARLPTRNDPHALCMEAPENATAGPAEPHKGLGMLPVAPRPARPPGDAGPGPGGGGTCENPEKFQYVEKSRSCAPRCGPGVEVFWSRRDKDFALVWMAVWSALCFFSTAFTVLTFLLEPHRFQYPERPIIFLSMCYNVYSLAFLIRAVAGAQSVACDQEAGALYVIQEGLENTGCTLVFLLLYYFGMASSLWWVVLTLTWFLAAGKKWGHEAIEAHGSYFHMAAWGLPALKTIVILTLRKVAGDELTGLCYVASMDAAALTGFVLVPLSCYLVLGTSFLLTGFVALFHIRKIMKTGGTNTEKLEKLMVKIGVFSILYTVPATCVIVCYVYERLNMDFWRLRATEQPCTAATMPGGRRDCSLPGGSVPTVAVFMLKIFMSLVVGITSGVWVWSSKTFQTWQSLCHRKMAAGRARAKACRAPGGYGRGMHCHYKAPTVVLHMTKTDPSLENPTHL; from the coding sequence ATGGCCGTGCTGCCGCTCGGCCGGGCGCTGCTGCTGTGGCAGCTGCTGGCGGCGGGCGGCGCGGCGCTGGAGATCGGCCGCTTCGACCCGGAGCGCGGGCGCGGGCCGGCGCCGTGCCAGGCGGTGGACATCCCCATGTGCCGCGGCATCGGCTACAACCTGACCCGCATGCCCAACCTGCTGGGCCACACGTCGCAGGGCGAGGCGGCCGCCGAGCTGGCCGAGTTCGCGCCGCTCGTGCAGTACGGCTGCCACAGCCACCTGCGCTTCTTCCTGTGCTCGCTGTACGCGCCCATGTGCACCGACCAGGTCTCGACGCCCATCCCCGCCTGCCGGCCCATGTGCGAGCAGGCCCGCCTGCGCTGCGCGCCCATCATGGAGCAGTTCAACTTCGGCTGGCCCGACTCGCTCGACTGCGCCCGGCTGCCCACGCGCAACGACCCTCACGCGCTCTGCATGGAGGCGCCCGAGAACGCCACGGCCGGCCCCGCCGAGCCCCACAAGGGCCTGGGCATGTTGCCCGTGGCGCCGCGGCCCGCGAGGCCCCCTGGCGACGCGGGCCCGGGCCCGGGAGGTGGCGGCACCTGCGAGAACCCGGAGAAGTTCCAGTACGTGGAGAAGAGCCGCTCGTGCGCGCCGCGCTGCGGGCCGGGCGTCGAGGTGTTCTGGTCGCGGCGCGACAAGGACTTCGCGCTCGTCTGGATGGCCGTGTGGTCGGCGCTGTGCTTCTTCTCCACCGCCTTCACCGTGCTCACCTTCCTGCTGGAGCCCCACCGCTTCCAGTACCCCGAGCGCCCCATCATCTTCCTCTCCATGTGCTACAACGTCTACTCGCTGGCCTTCCTCATCCGCGCTGTGGCCGGGGCCCAGAGCGTAGCCTGCGACCAGGAGGCGGGCGCGCTCTACGTGATCCAGGAGGGCCTGGAGAACACGGGCTGCACGCTCGTCTTCCTGCTGCTCTACTACTTCGGCATGGCCAGCTCGCTGTGGTGGGTGGTCCTGACGCTCACCTGGTTCCTAGCGGCCGGCAAGAAATGGGGCCACGAGGCCATCGAGGCCCACGGCAGCTACTTCCACATGGCGGCCTGGGGCCTGCCGGCGCTCAAGACCATCGTCATCCTGACGCTGCGCAAGGTGGCCGGGGACGAGCTGACCGGGCTCTGCTACGTGGCCAGCATGGATGCGGCTGCGCTCACGGGCTTCGTCCTGGTGCCGCTCTCCTGCTACCTGGTGCTGGGCACCAGCTTCCTCCTGACCGGCTTCGTGGCTCTCTTCCACATCCGCAAGATCATGAAGACCGGCGGTACCAACACCGAGAAGCTGGAGAAGCTCATGGTCAAGATTGGGGTCTTCTCCATCCTCTACACAGTGCCTGCCACCTGCGTCATTGTTTGCTACGTCTATGAACGCCTCAACATGGACTTCTGGCGCCTTCGGGCCACAGAGCAGCCATGCACagcagccaccatgcccggaGGCCGCAGGGACTGCTCGCTGCCAGGGGGCTCGGTGCCCACTGTGGCTGTCTTTATGCTCAAAATCTTCATGTCGCTGGTGGTGGGCATCACCAGTGGTGTCTGGGTATGGAGCTCCAAGACTTTCCAGACCTGGCAGAGTCTGTGCCATCGCAAGATGGCAGCTGGCCGGGCCCGGGCCAAGGCCTGCCGGGCCCCCGGGGGCTATGGCCGTGGCATGCACTGCCACTATAAGGCCCCCACCGTGGTCTTGCACATGACTAAGACAGACCCCTCTCTGGAGAACCCCACACACCTCTAG